CCTTTCCCGCTCGCCTTTTCCTGCTCCTCCCAGGAGAGGTCGCTTGTGGACTGGATCCCTCTCGCCTTGAGGGCGAAATCCTCCGGGTTGGAACTCCGCTTGAGCGCCTCGTCGTAGGAGATCAGGCCCCGATGGTAGATCTCCATCAGAGACTGGTCGAAGGTCTGCATTCCGTACTGACTCCTGCCGGCGGCAATGGCATCGTGAATCAGGCGGGTCTTGTCTTTGTCCACGATATATTCCCTGATCAGGTCGGTAGCCAGCATGACCTCTACGGCCGGGATCCGGCCCTTGCCGTCCGCGCGGACCACCAGCCGTTGCGAGATGATCCCCTTGATGACTGCGGAGAGTTGGATCCGGATCTGTTTTTGCTGGTGCGGAGGGAAAACAGCGATGATCCGGTTCACGGTTTCCATAGCATCCACCGTATGCAGGGTGCTCATCACGAAGTGTCCGGTCTCGGCGGCCATCAGGGCTGTTGAGATGGTATCATAATCCCTCATTTCTCCCACCAGGATCACATCCGGGTCCTGGCGAAGCGCCGATCTTAAGGCGCCGTCAAAGGCCTTGACGTCCGTGCCGATCTCCCGCTGGTTGATGATGCTCTTCTTGTCTTTATGAAGGAATTCGATGGGGTCCTCTATGGTGATGACATTGGAGGTCCGGTTGTTATTGATATGATCAATCATGGCCGCAAGCGTTGTGGTCTTACCGCTGCCGGTGGTCCCGGTCACCAGGACAAGACCCCGCTGCATCAGGGAAAGTTTCTCAAGAACCGGCGGGAGATTCAGGTCCGCGATCTGTTGTATCCGGTGCGGGATCACGCGGAGAACAATGGCGACCGTACTCCTCTGCTGGAAGATATTGACACGGAAACGGCCCAGGCCGGGCACTGAATAGGCCACATCGGTTTCGTTGTTGGTCTTGAATTTCTGTTTCTGGTAGTTGTTCATGATCGAGAAGGCGATCCCGATCGTGTCCTCGGAAATCAGCCGCTTATGTTCGATCATGGGGATCAGTTCCCCGTCGATCCTCAGAACAGGCGGACTCCCGACCTTGAAGTGGACATCCGATGCCTTGCGTTCAATAGCGGTTTTTAACAGCCCATTTAAGTCCATAGGATCAGCCTTCCAAGTGGATTTCACGATCCATTCATCATATTCAGGATAACACGGAAGGTTTTAAACTGTCAATAAATCAGGCCTTGACCGAATCTCCCTTGGGGGGCCGCACCATGCCCAGCTTCTCCTTGATTTCCTTTTCGACTTTAGCCAGGATATCGGCGTTTTCCTTGAGGAAGGCCCTGGCATTCTCCCTCCCCTGGCCGATCCTGGTCTCGTTGTAGGAGTACCAGGCCCCGCTCTTCTGAATGATCCCATGCTCGGCAGCGAGATCAATGAGATCGCCTTCCCTCCCGATCCCCTCATTGAAGAGGATATCAAACTCCGCCTGACGGAACGGCGGGGCCACCTTGTTCTTCACCACCTTGACCCTGACCCGGTTCCCCTGAACCTGTTCGCCGTCCTTGATCTGCCCGATCTTCCGGATATCAAGCCGGATCGAGGCGTAGAATTTCAGGGCATTGCCGCCGGTCGTGGTCTCCGGGTTTCCGAACATGACCCCGATCTTCATGCGGATCTGGTTAATAAAGATCAGCGTGGTCCCGGACCGGGACACGACCCCCGTGAGCTTGCGCAGGGCCTGGGACATGAGCCTGGCCTGGAGCCCCATATGGGCATCGCCCATTTCCCCTTCGATCTCCGCCCTGGGGACCAGGGCCGCCACCGAGTCGATGACGATGACATCCACGGCGCCGCTTCTGACCAAGACCTCGGTGATCTCCAGGGCCTGTTCCCCGGTATCGGGCTGCGAGATCAGAAGATCGTCGCTATTGACCCCCAGCTTCCTCGCATAGGTGACATCCAGGGCATGCTCGGCATCAATAAAGGCGGCGATTCCTCCCCCCTTTTGAGCCTCTGCAATCGCGTGCAGGGAAAGGGTCGTCTTGCCGGACGATTCCGGACCGAAGATCTCGATGATCCGCCCCCTCGGATACCCCCATGTCCCGAGGGCATGGTCGAGCGAGAGGGACCCGGATGGAATCGCAGGGACATCTATCACCGCGGCCCCGGAGCCCAGCCGCATGATAGACCCTTTGCCGAACTGCTTCTCAATCTGGATCACCGCAAGGTCAAGCGCCTTCTTTTTATTATTATTGTTGTCCGCCATGCTGAAACTCCTTTCAGAATAGTTCGTGTGGTTATGAGTCACCTTATCATGTTTCAAAGCCCTTTTCACCTCCCAAAGGAGCGGAGAATCTTTCGATGTAGACCGCCCCATCCGGGCGAAGCCGGCTTTCGAAAAGATGAACGGCCTCCGCGGTCATGGAACCGATCTCCGACTCTTTATGCTTCGCAATCTGGGCCGCAAACCGCCTGCGGTCCCGGATCTCCTTGATCCGCCCGATGGTGATATGGGCGCTGAAAGGCCGTCTCTCAGGGACAAAGCCGATCCTTGCAAGGCGAGCCTCCA
The genomic region above belongs to Nitrospirae bacterium CG2_30_53_67 and contains:
- a CDS encoding type IV pili twitching motility protein PilT, which encodes MDLNGLLKTAIERKASDVHFKVGSPPVLRIDGELIPMIEHKRLISEDTIGIAFSIMNNYQKQKFKTNNETDVAYSVPGLGRFRVNIFQQRSTVAIVLRVIPHRIQQIADLNLPPVLEKLSLMQRGLVLVTGTTGSGKTTTLAAMIDHINNNRTSNVITIEDPIEFLHKDKKSIINQREIGTDVKAFDGALRSALRQDPDVILVGEMRDYDTISTALMAAETGHFVMSTLHTVDAMETVNRIIAVFPPHQQKQIRIQLSAVIKGIISQRLVVRADGKGRIPAVEVMLATDLIREYIVDKDKTRLIHDAIAAGRSQYGMQTFDQSLMEIYHRGLISYDEALKRSSNPEDFALKARGIQSTSDLSWEEQEKASGKGGTASNQEEEFKIDRFFT
- a CDS encoding recombinase RecA, encoding MADNNNNKKKALDLAVIQIEKQFGKGSIMRLGSGAAVIDVPAIPSGSLSLDHALGTWGYPRGRIIEIFGPESSGKTTLSLHAIAEAQKGGGIAAFIDAEHALDVTYARKLGVNSDDLLISQPDTGEQALEITEVLVRSGAVDVIVIDSVAALVPRAEIEGEMGDAHMGLQARLMSQALRKLTGVVSRSGTTLIFINQIRMKIGVMFGNPETTTGGNALKFYASIRLDIRKIGQIKDGEQVQGNRVRVKVVKNKVAPPFRQAEFDILFNEGIGREGDLIDLAAEHGIIQKSGAWYSYNETRIGQGRENARAFLKENADILAKVEKEIKEKLGMVRPPKGDSVKA